AGGTCCGGTCAGAGGTTTGCGGTGAGGAAAGTGCGGATCAACGGCAGCGCTTCGTCGAGCGCACTTTCCAACAAGAAGTGACCGCCGTCGATCAGATGGATCTCGGCGTTGGGCAAGTCGACCGTGAATGCTGCGGCGCCGTGTGGGCCGAACACCGGATCGTTGCGACCCCAGACCGCGAGGAGCGGGACGCCGGACGCGCGAAAGTACTCGTGGACAGCGGCATACAGCGGGGGATTGCTGGCATAGTCGCGGAACAGTGCGAGCTGGATGAGGTCGTTTCCCGGCCGGGACAGCCGCGCGTAATCGGTGATCCAGGTGGTCGGATCGACCAACGTCTCGTCGGCGACTCCGGCCAGATATTGCCAGCGAGTCATGTCCAGCGTCAGCGCCTGGCGGACCCCCGACTCGGTCTGCGGATTCTGATGCGCCCAGTAGGCCCACACCACCCTGAAGAAATCGGGTTGGAAGCCCTCCTGGTAGGCGTTGCCGTTCTGGGTGATGATCGCCGCGATCGACGCCGGATCGCGGAGTGCCAGCCGCCAGCCGATCGGCGCGCCGTAGTCGTGGACGTACATCGCGTAGCGGTGCACACCCAGGTGACGCAACAGTCCGGCGGTCAGGTCGGTGAGTGCGTCGAACGTGTAGGTGAATTCGCCGACCGGCGGGTCGTCGGAGAGGCCGAACCCCAGATGGTCCGGGGCGATCAGGTGCCAGCGGTCGGCCAGCAGCGGCAAGAGGTTGCGAAACATCGACGAACTGGCCGGAAAGCCGTGCAGCAGGAGGAGAATCGGCGCACCGACTGGACCCGCCTCCCGGTAGAAGATCCGGTACCCGTCGATGACCGCGAAACGATGGTGGATGGCGGGCATACCGCGGATGCTACGAACGCTCAGTTGACGATCACTGGATCGGCGGCTGCACGCTCCGGTGCCGCTGCATACCGCTGCCGGCATAATCGCCCGGTGTGCTGCCGTACCGGCGGCAGAACTCCTTGATGAAGTGCGAGACGCTGCGGTACCCGACCGCGCCGGCCACCGCGGATACCCCGAGGCCGGGGTCGGCGAGAAGATCCTTCGCCAAGTCGAGACGACGGTCCTTGATGTACTGGTAGGGCGGTCGGCCGGTGGCGTCGCGGAACGCGCGGGAGAACGCCGAGGGACTCATGTTGACGCGGGTGGCCAAGGACTCGACAGACAACGGCTCGGTGAGATGATCCGAGATATGGCCCAGGGCCGCGGCAATGGGGTTACGCCGCAACTCCTCCGTGGCGAGGCGCACGAGCCGCAAACGCTGCTGACGTTGTAGCAGCCGGTACACCAGTTCATTCATCCGAAGTGGGGCCAGGACACGGCGATCGCAGCCCGTGGACAGCGACGTCAGGAAACCGACCGCCGCCACCATCAACTGGCCGTCGAGTGCTGACACCGATGGTGCATCGTTCAGATCTTGTCGTTCCCGGGCAACGCTGAGCGGGTACATGCTCGACGAGATCGACCGAGTCAGATGTGGATCGATGCGTAGGGAGCAGTACAAGACGGGGTGCCGCACCGATGACGCCGTGATTTTCACATCTACGTTCGAGCCTGCGCCGGTGATGAGGTATGCGGGCTGAGAGTCAATGCGCCGTCCGCAGACATGGGTGGTCGCACCGTTGGCCTGCGCGACGAATCCGACTGATAGTGAATCAAACTCGTACCGAAGGCGTCCCGGGGCGCAGCGGCGGTCAACCGTCAGCCCGGGCCAGGCGTCGACACCGTTGGGTCCCGGCGCGGACGCAAGTTCGGACAGTGTGGTGAGGAATCGGTCGTGGTCTGCCAGAGGTGATGCGCCGGAGGGCGAGTACTGAGTGGGTTCACTGAGTGTCACGACGCGCTCCTGTCTTGCCGAGCGGCCTTACTCGAACACGATGACTGCACGGCCGACGATGTCTCCGCGCCCCAAAGCGTCGAGGGTCTCGTTGATGTCGCTGAGGTTGGTCGGGGTCACGTGGTGTTTGATCGCGCCCTGCTTGGCCGGGGCCAGCACCTCGGTGAGGTCGTTATGGTTGCCCCAGAACGAGCCGAGGTAAGACTTTTCTCCGCTGACGAAGGGAAACAGCGGCAATTCGACGCGTTGGCCCATCAGGCCGACCTGAGCCAGCGCACCCTCGGTCCCTAGAATGGCCGCCGCGAGGCCGAGGGATTCCGCCGATCCGGCGCAGTCGAGTACGGCGTCGACCGTGCGTCGGCCGGTCAGCGACTCGAGCTCGTCCTGCACGGCCTCGGCCGACTTGTCTCGGACGTTGACGGTGTGATCGGCGCCGTTTTCGGTTGCTACGGCCAGTTTTTCATCGCTGCGGGCGAATCCCAGCACCGTGGCTCCGGCGCCGAGCAATTTGGCGTACTGAACGCCGTAGCTGCCCAGACCGCCGATGCCGTTGATGACGACCGTGCGACCCGCGCCGAGCTTTCCCGCTCGGGCAAGCTTTTTCGTCGCGCGGTACGGCGTGAGTCCGGCGTCGGTCAATGGCGCAAGGAACGCGGGGTTGACGTCGCGCTGGTCGCCGACGGAGATGACGTGATCGAAGGGCGCCACCATGTACTCGGCGAATCCGCCGTTGGGGCCGAAGCCCACGAGTTGTCCGTTGCTGCACAGTTGTTCGTTGCCTTCGTGGCACTGCCGACAGGTGCCGTCGCCCCAGTTCGGGTTGACAATCACGAGATCACCCTCGGCGAGACCGGATGCGTCGGGGACCTCGGCGCCCAATGCGGCGATGTGGCCACAGATCTCGTGTCCGGGGGTGAACGGCAACTCGACCGGGAGCCCTTCGCGGAAATAGCCGTCCAGCAGTTGGTAGTCGCTGCGGCACATCCCGGTGGCGGCGACCTTGAGCAGCACCTCGCGGGGGCCGGCCTCGGGCACGGGGATCTCGTCGAGGTGTAGCGGCTTGTTGAATTCGTGGATGCGTGCGGCGAGCATGCCGCCGAAGCTAACGAGACGCTATGGACGATCAGTGGACAAGCACTGGATGTAGCGCGTTCGTCGTGGATCGTTGTCCCTTCCGGCCCGATCCGTACCGGGGGTGGGCCTGCCACGCGCCCGTCGTGTTCGGCTGATGCCGACAGCCGGCAACCGCAGCCAGAGGAGATGCATCCATGAGCGTCCCGTACGTTTTGTTCGTCGCGACCAACGCGGCCGTCATCGGGCCGAACAATCGAGCCACCGGCTTCTTCTTTCCGGAGATCGCCCATCCGTTCCAGGAGCTGGACAAAAAGGGTATCGCCGTCGAGTTCGCCACGCCGTTGGGCGGAAAACCGCCGGAGGACGGCTTCGATGAGTCCGATGACACCCAGACCTCGTTCCTGGAAACGAAGGCATATCGGCGGCTTTCACGAAGTCGGAGGCTGTCCGAGGTCGACGTGCTCGACTATGACGCGGTGTTCTTTCCGGGTGGGCTCGGTCCGATGGTCGACATCACCGGCAACCCCGAGGTGCAGGACACTGTGCGCCGCGCATGGGATGCGGGGCTGATCGTCTCGGCGGTCTGCCACGGACCCGCGGCATTCCTGGGTGTCACCATCGACGACGGGACCCCGTTGGTTCGCGGCCGCAGGTTGACCTCGTTCTCGGACGCCGAAGAGAACGGGTACGCCGACAAGGACGTACCGTTCGATCTGGAGGCGGCCTTGCGAGAGGAGGGCGCTCTCTACGAGGCCACCGACCCGTGGCATCCCCACCTTGTCGTCGACGGGCGATTGATTACCGGGCAGAACCCGCAATCCGGCACCGTGATCGGCCAAGCTCTGGCGGATGCGTTGAAGCGGATCTGATGGAGTCCTCCACGGCGGTGGTGGTGATCGCACGCTGGGACACGACAGAAGCAGACCTCGAGAACCTGTTGACCCAGATTGCCGCATTGGGCGCGCTATCCCTCGCCGAACCCGGCTGCCTGGGGTACGAGGCTTTTCAGGATGCGGATGAGCCCACCTCACTGCTGCTCATCGAGCGCTATCGCGACGAGGAATCTCAGGTGGCACATGTGTCCTCACCGCATTATCAGGAATATGTGGTGGAACGGATCCGCCCCCTGCTGACGTCACGGCAGGTGGAGATCAAGCGAGTCCGAAAACTGGTGTAAGAGAACGAACGCATGAAACGGGTGGTGGGATCGAATCCGCTGCAACCACAGGTGCCGCTGTGGGTCGGGGAGTGCAATCGAAACGTCCGACGGTGTCGGCACGATCAGCGCGGGTATGGCTGGTTAATATACGAAACGTCTAGTATCAGTAACCACTCGCAACACCTGTTCGAACCGGTACTCCGATGGACGACAAGTTAGGGCACACTGAGTCGGCCATCCGGTCACCGGCATCGGATACTAGGCGTTCCCAGCAGCCCTGCAGACATACAGCCCCCGATTAGAGCAGACCGAGGAGAACCTCAAGTGACGTACACGATCGCCGAGCCCTGCGTCGACATCAAGGACAAGGCATGTATCGAAGAGTGCCCGGTCGACTGCATCTATGAGGGTGCGCGCATGCTGTACATCCACCCCGACGAGTGCGTCGACTGCGGCGCGTGCGAACCGGTCTGCCCCGTCGAGGCGATCTACTACGAGGACGACGTCCCGGATCAGTGGGCGTCCTACACCCAGATCAACGCTGACTTCTTCGCTGAGCTGGGTTCGCCGGGCGGTGCCTCCAAGGTCGGCCAGACCGACAACGACCCGCAGGTGGTCAAGGACCTGCCGCCGAAGGAAGAGGCCTGACGGCTCCCGTCCCGTTGCGCGCGCGGCGTCGTCCGGTTTCTGAGGCGCTGCCGGTTTTCCCGTGGGACACCCTCGCTGAGGTGACGGCGACCGCGCGGGCTCACCCGGGCGGCATCGTCGACCTTTCCGTGGGTACACCGGTCGATCCGGTGGCCCCGGTGATCCGGGAGGCTTTGGCTGCGGCCAGCGCGGCACCGGGATATCCGACGACGGCGGGGACGCCCGCGCTGCGGGCCTCGGCGGTGGCCGCGCTGCACCGGCGCTACGGCATCACCGAACTACCGGAGCACGCCGTCCTGCCGGTGATCGGCACCAAGGAACTCATCGCGTGGCTGCCGACCCTGCTGGGCCTGGGCGCCGACGATCTGGTCGTCGTTCCCGAGCTGGCCTACCCGACTTATGACGTGGCCGCGCGGCTGGCCCACGCCAGGGTGATGGCGGCCGACTCGGTGACCCAGCTCGGTCCCGAGTCGCCCGCGGTGTTGTTCATCAACTCGCCGAGCAACCCGACCGGCAAGGTCCTGGGCCGCGACCATCTGCGCAAGGTCGTCGAATGGGCCCGCGAACGCGGCACGCTCGTGGTGTCCGACGAGTGCTATCTGGGCCTGGCCTGGGAGGAAGAGCCGACGTCGGTTCTGCATCCGTCGGTCAGCGGCGGCGACCACACCGGCCTGCTGGCGGTGCACTCGCTGTCGAAGAGCTCGTCGCTGGCGGGGTATCGCGCGGGGTTCGTCGCCGGTGACCCCGATGTGGTGGCCGAGTTGCTCGCGGTGCGCAAGCACGCCGGGATGATGGTGCCGGGGCCGGTGCAGGCGGCGATGGTGGCCGCGCTCGACGACGACGCCCACGAAATAGAGCAGCGGCAGCGCTATGCGCGCCGCCGCGATGTCATGCTGGCCGCGATGCGGTCGGCGGGCTTCACCGTCGACCACTCCGAGGCCGGTCTGTATCTGTGGGCCACCCGCGGTGAGCCGTGCCGGACGACGCTGGCGTGGCTGGCCGAGCGTGGCATCCTCGTCGCTCCCGGGGAGTTCTACGGAGCCCGGGGTGCCCAGCACGTTCGGGTGGCTCTGACCGCGACGGACGAACGTATCGCCGCCGCTGTGGGGCGGCTGGCCTGAGCCAGCCGCCCCACCCAAGCGGGGTCAGTAACGCATCGTCAGTTCATGTTCCAGGGTTCGCCGTAGGTGGTGACGCTGTCGCCGGCCTTGGAGATCAGGCGGGCGAAGGGGCGCAGCAGCACGCCGCCGGCCGCGCCGGTGACGGTGCCGTGGGCGTTGGCCACCGCGACCGAGCCGTTGGGGCCTTCGACGTCGACGGAGAACGTGGCGACTTCCTGGATACCGGGGCCGTTGCCCAGGTCCGCGGAGATCGACACACCCGGGAACAGGTTCGGGGTGATCACCGAACCGAGCGGGTTGAAGCCCGTCGGGGAGATGTTGGCGTCGTCGAGCAGGATGTTGGGGGTGGTGTAGCTGAAGTTGATGCCCACACCCAGCGACCACGGGAAGCCCACCTGGTAGCCCAGCTCCAAGGTGCCCGCGAACTCATCGGCACCCGGGCCGACCACGCTGTAGACAGCCTTGCCGGAGTGGAACCACTCCCGAGTCAGCCGGTTGCGGTCCAACGGGAACACACCATTGAGGAAGGTGTCCCACTGCTGCACCGTCATCGTCCGGCCACCGCCGTCGACCAGACTCAGCTCATTATCCAACCCTGCGTGCGACGTGCCCGTACCGACGAAGAGTGCCGCGACGGCGGCGATCATCGCCACCAGCACTCGACCCATGTATTTCATCCTGACCCCTTGTGCTCAGTGGTTCGACGGTGATCGGGGGGCCCGGTTCACCGAGGTTTCTGGCGCCGTGACGGGCCTCACAGCCAGTCATGACAAAAGCCTCATCGGCAACAGATGCAACAGTGTTACCAGGTTCATCAAAAAATTTCTCGCTGAATGCGGCGCGGCTGCTTGACTGCTCCGATCAGGCGGTCGCCCGCAGGCTTAGTGACAGTAATAGCCGGACGTCGGGATCGCTCAGTGAAGTGGATAGTGCCTGCTCCAGGCGGCGTACCCGATAGCGAACCGTATTGGGGTGCACATGCAGGCCCGCCGCGGCCGCGGCCACGTCGCCGAAGCAGTCCAGGTAGACCTGCAACGTCTGGGCCAGCGTGGGGTCGGCCTCCCGCAGGTCGCGCACCCGCGGATCGATCAACCGCTCGTCGGCGGCCACCAGCGTGACGATCTCGTCGAGCAGCACCGTCGTGCGCGCCTCGGCCAGCGTGGTCACCTTGCCGAACACCGGATGCCGCTGGGCGCTGTCGAAGACGCGGTCGATCTCGCGGCGTGCCCCGGCGACGGCGGCCAGCCCGGCGATCGGAGCGGCGATCACCGCGTGCAGGTCAAGCCCGAGCTCGGCATGCAGCGCGGCGATGGTGCCGCGGATCCAGGACACCACCGCGGCGGTGCGCCCGGAGTCCGGCAGCACGACGTAGACCCGCGAACCGCCGGCGGCCACCTGCGCGTCGGGTCGGAAAGCGCTGGCGCTCAATGCCAGAACGTCGGGCAGCCGAGGGTCGGCGCCGGTGGTGACGAAGCCGATCACCGCGGCGCGGCCGTCGAGGGGGATGCGGAGGTCCCGGGCCACCCCGGCCACGTCCACGCCGTCGGGGTCGGCCAGCCCGAGCAGGTGCTGCACGGCCAGCAGGTGCGCCGACGGTCGTGCGGCCAGTCGTGCCATGCTCCGGGCGGCCAGCACCGCCGCGCCGCGCAACACGTCCTCGGCGTCGTCGGCCAGTGGCCGGCTGCCCTGCTGGACCCAGATGGTGCCCTCGAATATCGGCGGGCCGTCCTGACGATGGATGCCGATCGCCAGCCGCGGCCGCAGCCCCAGTTCGGGCCGCTCGTCGACCGCCACCACCTCGGGGCCCGCGCGCAATCGGTCGAAGATGCCCCATTGGGCGATCCACCGCAGATGCTCCGGTGGGCCGGCCCGGCCCAGGATCGACAGCCGCCGCAAATCGTCGGCCTCGTCGTTGGACGCCGAATAGGCCAGCACGTGCGACTGCGCGTCCTCGATGCTGACCATGCCGTGAGTGCGGTCGGCGATCGACTGCGCCAGCGCGAACAGATCGGTACCCGAATCGGTGAGCGAGTCGGTCCGTCGGTGGTCGAAGACATGGTTGACCAGGCGATACAGCCGCTCCCAGCGTGCTTTCGGGTCGACGGCGACGACCGCGGCACCGGCGGCGACCGCCCGGGCGACCACGGCGTCGGACGGCTCCTTGACGAAGATCGCCGCGGGGGAGCCGTGCGCGGCGACCTGGCGGTCCAGCCATCGGACGGCGTCGGCGGCGGACACACCGAGAAGGAAGAACACGTCCGCCGAGCCGGCGCTGACCGCCAGGCCCAATCGCACGTCGTCAGAGTCGATCAGCGCCGCCGAACGGACCGGCCGGTCCAGCCCCCGCGGTGCCTCGACGAGCCGCACCAACGTCGCATCCAGGGCCAACACCAGTTGACCCAGGCTGACGCCGGCTTCCCGCATGTTGTCCGATGCTACTAGCGAGCGGGTTCAGTCTTGGCGGATCAGCCAACAGTTCCGGACGCGTCGGACGCCATCCTGAAGGGCATGGACGCCCGCACCGATGTTCCCGCTCCGGCCAACGAGCCGGTTCACGACTACGCCCCCGGTTCTGCCGAGCGGGACCGCCTCACCGCGGCCCTGAACGATCTGTCCGCCAACCCCATCGACCTGCCGCACGTGATCGGCGGCGTGCACCGCCTCGGCGATGGCGACCGCATCGACGTGGTCCAACCGCACCGGCACAGTGCCCGGCTGGGCACTGTGGCCAACGGCACGGCCGCCGACGCCACCGCTGCGGTCGATGCGGCGATGGCCGCCAAACACGACTGGGCCGCCACCCCGTTCGATGAACGGGCCGCGGTGTTCCTGCGCGCCGCCGACCTGCTGGCCGGCCCGTGGCGGGAGAAGATCGCCGCGGCCACCATGCTGGGCCAGTCCAAGACCGCCTACCAGGCCGAGATCGACGCCCCCTGCGAGCTGGTCGACTTCTGGCGCTTCAACGTCGCCTTCGCCCGGCAGATCCTGGCCCAGCAGCCGATGAGTGGTCCGGGCGTGTGGAACCGCACCGACTACCGCCCCCTGGACGGCTTCGTCTACGCCGTCACCCCGTTCAACTTCACCGCGATCGCCGCCAACCTGCCGACGGCGCCGGCGCTGATGGGCAACACCGTGGTGTGGAAACCGTCCGTCACCCAGACCTTCGCGGCGTACCTGACCATGCAGTTGCTCGAAGCCGCCGGCCTGCCTCCCGGGGTGATCAACCTGGTGGCCGGCGACGGGCTTGCGGTGTCCGACGTCGTGCTGGCCGACCGGCGGCTGTCCGGTATCCACTTCACCGGATCGACCGCCACCTTCCAGCACCTGTGGCGCGAGGTCGGCACCCGCATCGCCGACTACGACAGCTACCCGAGACTGGTGGGCGAGACCGGCGGCAAGGACTTCGTCGTCGCGCACAGCTCGGCCGATCCGGATGTGTTGCGTACCGCGCTGATTCGCGGGGCGTTCGACTATCAGGGTCAGAAGTGCTCGGCCGCCTCGCGGGCCTTCATCCCGCGGTCGGTGTGGCAGACCATGGGCGACGACTTCCTCGGCGCCACCGAGGCGCTGACCTACGGCGACGTCACCGACCTGTCGAACTACGGTGGGGCCGTCATCGACGCCCGTGCTTTCACCAAGAACTCGCGTGCTTTGGAACGAGCCAAGAGCGCCCCCGGTGTCACCGTCGCCGTCGGCGGTGAATGTGACTACAGCGAGGGCTATTTCGTGCGCCCGACGGTTCTGCTCTCCGACGATCCGACCGACGAGGCGTTCAGCACCGAGTACTTCGGACCGATCCTGGCCGTCCACGTCTATCCCGACGACGACTTCGACGCTGTTCTCGACGTCGTCGACGGCGGGTCACGCTACGCGCTGACCGGTGCGGTGATCGCCGACGACCGGGCCGCCGTCCAGAAGGCGGCCGAGCGGCTGCGATTCGCGGCGGGCAATTTCTACGTCAACGACAAGCCGACCGGTGCGGTCGTCGGGCAGCAGCCGTTCGGCGGATCGCGGGCCTCGGGCACCAACGACAAGGCGGGCTCACCGCTCAACCTGCTGCGCTGGACGTCGGCACGGTCCATCAAAGAGACGTTCGTTCCGCCCACCGATCACACCTATCCGCACATGGGGGTGCAGTGATGAGCGCCTTCAACCGGATTGCCCGACCGGCCATCCTGGCCGCCAGCCGCTCGAATCGGTTGCGGCACAGTGCCGAACACCTACCGATCGCGCGTGACGTGGTCGGCCGGTTCGTACCGGGGGAGACGACAGACGCTGCACTGACCGCCGTCTGCGCGCTGCGTGACTCGAGACGAATGGTCAGCATCGACTACCTCGGTGAGGACGTCACCGACACCGACGCGGCCGGGGCCACCGTCGAGGCCTACCTCGACCTGCTCGACGCGCTCGGTGCCCGATCCGAGAATGCGGCCACCGTCCGGCCGCTGGAGGTGTCGCTCAAACTCTCCGCGCTCGGCCAGGCGCTTCCACAAGACGGCGACAAGATCGCCTTCGAGAACGCGCATACGATCTGCCACCGGGCGCAGCAGGTCGGCGTGTGGGTCACCGTGGACGCCGAGGATCACACCACCACCGACTCGACGCTGTCGATCGTGCGCGAGCTGCGCACCGAATTCGACTGGGTCGGAACCGTTGTGCAGGCCTACCTCAAACGCAGTGAGGCCGACTGCGCCGAGTTCGCGGCAGCCGGGGCCCGGATCCGGCTGTGCAAGGGCGCCTACGACGAACCGGCGTCGGTGGCCTACCGTGATGCCGCCGAGGTGACCGCGTCCTACCTACGGTGTCTGCGCACCCTGATGACCGGCAACGGATATCCGATGGTCGCCTCGCACGATCCCGCGGTCATCACGGCCGCCACCGAGATGTCGAACGAATTTGGCCGGGATACAGACCATTTCGAGTACCAGATGCTCTACGGCATCCGGGACGACGAGCAGCGCCGGCTCGCGGCGGAGGGCAACCAGGTCCGGGTGTACGTGCCGTTCGGCACGCAGTGGTACGGGTACTTCGTGCGCCGACTTGCCGAACGCCCGGCCAACCTGATGTTCTTTCTGCGAG
This is a stretch of genomic DNA from Mycobacterium sp. ELW1. It encodes these proteins:
- a CDS encoding alpha/beta hydrolase encodes the protein MPAIHHRFAVIDGYRIFYREAGPVGAPILLLLHGFPASSSMFRNLLPLLADRWHLIAPDHLGFGLSDDPPVGEFTYTFDALTDLTAGLLRHLGVHRYAMYVHDYGAPIGWRLALRDPASIAAIITQNGNAYQEGFQPDFFRVVWAYWAHQNPQTESGVRQALTLDMTRWQYLAGVADETLVDPTTWITDYARLSRPGNDLIQLALFRDYASNPPLYAAVHEYFRASGVPLLAVWGRNDPVFGPHGAAAFTVDLPNAEIHLIDGGHFLLESALDEALPLIRTFLTANL
- a CDS encoding MspA family porin; protein product: MKYMGRVLVAMIAAVAALFVGTGTSHAGLDNELSLVDGGGRTMTVQQWDTFLNGVFPLDRNRLTREWFHSGKAVYSVVGPGADEFAGTLELGYQVGFPWSLGVGINFSYTTPNILLDDANISPTGFNPLGSVITPNLFPGVSISADLGNGPGIQEVATFSVDVEGPNGSVAVANAHGTVTGAAGGVLLRPFARLISKAGDSVTTYGEPWNMN
- a CDS encoding proline dehydrogenase family protein; translated protein: MSAFNRIARPAILAASRSNRLRHSAEHLPIARDVVGRFVPGETTDAALTAVCALRDSRRMVSIDYLGEDVTDTDAAGATVEAYLDLLDALGARSENAATVRPLEVSLKLSALGQALPQDGDKIAFENAHTICHRAQQVGVWVTVDAEDHTTTDSTLSIVRELRTEFDWVGTVVQAYLKRSEADCAEFAAAGARIRLCKGAYDEPASVAYRDAAEVTASYLRCLRTLMTGNGYPMVASHDPAVITAATEMSNEFGRDTDHFEYQMLYGIRDDEQRRLAAEGNQVRVYVPFGTQWYGYFVRRLAERPANLMFFLRALTHR
- the dapC gene encoding succinyldiaminopimelate transaminase, with the translated sequence MRARRRPVSEALPVFPWDTLAEVTATARAHPGGIVDLSVGTPVDPVAPVIREALAAASAAPGYPTTAGTPALRASAVAALHRRYGITELPEHAVLPVIGTKELIAWLPTLLGLGADDLVVVPELAYPTYDVAARLAHARVMAADSVTQLGPESPAVLFINSPSNPTGKVLGRDHLRKVVEWARERGTLVVSDECYLGLAWEEEPTSVLHPSVSGGDHTGLLAVHSLSKSSSLAGYRAGFVAGDPDVVAELLAVRKHAGMMVPGPVQAAMVAALDDDAHEIEQRQRYARRRDVMLAAMRSAGFTVDHSEAGLYLWATRGEPCRTTLAWLAERGILVAPGEFYGARGAQHVRVALTATDERIAAAVGRLA
- a CDS encoding helix-turn-helix domain-containing protein, with protein sequence MTLSEPTQYSPSGASPLADHDRFLTTLSELASAPGPNGVDAWPGLTVDRRCAPGRLRYEFDSLSVGFVAQANGATTHVCGRRIDSQPAYLITGAGSNVDVKITASSVRHPVLYCSLRIDPHLTRSISSSMYPLSVARERQDLNDAPSVSALDGQLMVAAVGFLTSLSTGCDRRVLAPLRMNELVYRLLQRQQRLRLVRLATEELRRNPIAAALGHISDHLTEPLSVESLATRVNMSPSAFSRAFRDATGRPPYQYIKDRRLDLAKDLLADPGLGVSAVAGAVGYRSVSHFIKEFCRRYGSTPGDYAGSGMQRHRSVQPPIQ
- a CDS encoding helix-turn-helix domain-containing protein gives rise to the protein MREAGVSLGQLVLALDATLVRLVEAPRGLDRPVRSAALIDSDDVRLGLAVSAGSADVFFLLGVSAADAVRWLDRQVAAHGSPAAIFVKEPSDAVVARAVAAGAAVVAVDPKARWERLYRLVNHVFDHRRTDSLTDSGTDLFALAQSIADRTHGMVSIEDAQSHVLAYSASNDEADDLRRLSILGRAGPPEHLRWIAQWGIFDRLRAGPEVVAVDERPELGLRPRLAIGIHRQDGPPIFEGTIWVQQGSRPLADDAEDVLRGAAVLAARSMARLAARPSAHLLAVQHLLGLADPDGVDVAGVARDLRIPLDGRAAVIGFVTTGADPRLPDVLALSASAFRPDAQVAAGGSRVYVVLPDSGRTAAVVSWIRGTIAALHAELGLDLHAVIAAPIAGLAAVAGARREIDRVFDSAQRHPVFGKVTTLAEARTTVLLDEIVTLVAADERLIDPRVRDLREADPTLAQTLQVYLDCFGDVAAAAAGLHVHPNTVRYRVRRLEQALSTSLSDPDVRLLLSLSLRATA
- a CDS encoding putative quinol monooxygenase, whose product is MESSTAVVVIARWDTTEADLENLLTQIAALGALSLAEPGCLGYEAFQDADEPTSLLLIERYRDEESQVAHVSSPHYQEYVVERIRPLLTSRQVEIKRVRKLV
- the fdxA gene encoding ferredoxin, giving the protein MTYTIAEPCVDIKDKACIEECPVDCIYEGARMLYIHPDECVDCGACEPVCPVEAIYYEDDVPDQWASYTQINADFFAELGSPGGASKVGQTDNDPQVVKDLPPKEEA
- a CDS encoding type 1 glutamine amidotransferase domain-containing protein, translated to MSVPYVLFVATNAAVIGPNNRATGFFFPEIAHPFQELDKKGIAVEFATPLGGKPPEDGFDESDDTQTSFLETKAYRRLSRSRRLSEVDVLDYDAVFFPGGLGPMVDITGNPEVQDTVRRAWDAGLIVSAVCHGPAAFLGVTIDDGTPLVRGRRLTSFSDAEENGYADKDVPFDLEAALREEGALYEATDPWHPHLVVDGRLITGQNPQSGTVIGQALADALKRI
- the pruA gene encoding L-glutamate gamma-semialdehyde dehydrogenase; its protein translation is MDARTDVPAPANEPVHDYAPGSAERDRLTAALNDLSANPIDLPHVIGGVHRLGDGDRIDVVQPHRHSARLGTVANGTAADATAAVDAAMAAKHDWAATPFDERAAVFLRAADLLAGPWREKIAAATMLGQSKTAYQAEIDAPCELVDFWRFNVAFARQILAQQPMSGPGVWNRTDYRPLDGFVYAVTPFNFTAIAANLPTAPALMGNTVVWKPSVTQTFAAYLTMQLLEAAGLPPGVINLVAGDGLAVSDVVLADRRLSGIHFTGSTATFQHLWREVGTRIADYDSYPRLVGETGGKDFVVAHSSADPDVLRTALIRGAFDYQGQKCSAASRAFIPRSVWQTMGDDFLGATEALTYGDVTDLSNYGGAVIDARAFTKNSRALERAKSAPGVTVAVGGECDYSEGYFVRPTVLLSDDPTDEAFSTEYFGPILAVHVYPDDDFDAVLDVVDGGSRYALTGAVIADDRAAVQKAAERLRFAAGNFYVNDKPTGAVVGQQPFGGSRASGTNDKAGSPLNLLRWTSARSIKETFVPPTDHTYPHMGVQ
- a CDS encoding NAD(P)-dependent alcohol dehydrogenase, which translates into the protein MLAARIHEFNKPLHLDEIPVPEAGPREVLLKVAATGMCRSDYQLLDGYFREGLPVELPFTPGHEICGHIAALGAEVPDASGLAEGDLVIVNPNWGDGTCRQCHEGNEQLCSNGQLVGFGPNGGFAEYMVAPFDHVISVGDQRDVNPAFLAPLTDAGLTPYRATKKLARAGKLGAGRTVVINGIGGLGSYGVQYAKLLGAGATVLGFARSDEKLAVATENGADHTVNVRDKSAEAVQDELESLTGRRTVDAVLDCAGSAESLGLAAAILGTEGALAQVGLMGQRVELPLFPFVSGEKSYLGSFWGNHNDLTEVLAPAKQGAIKHHVTPTNLSDINETLDALGRGDIVGRAVIVFE